In the genome of Pseudonocardia cypriaca, the window CACGCACCGAGCCACAGCTCGCAGGTCAGCACCACGAGCCGCAGCGTCGTGAAGCCGTACGCCTCCTGGTAGAGCCACATGCGGCTCAGCGCCGAGGCGACGATCACCAGGGTGAGCGCCGCGAGCGCGGCGAGCAGGGTGCGCTTCCAGGCGCGGTCGGCGCTGGTGGGAGCCGGTGCGTACCGGGACGCGAGCAGCACGACGCCCAGCGCCAGCACGGTGACCGCGAGCAGCTGCCAGAACCCGCCTCTGGCGTACTCGGCGTAGGTGACGCCGGTCGTGCGCTGCACGTAGTCGTCGGAGCCGAAGAGGGTGGCGAACTGCACGCCGACGAACAGCCCGAAGAGTGCAACCAGCAGCCCGATCGGCAGAGTCCACTCGACGCGGCGCAGCCGGGCCGGCTCGCTCGCGATGGGCCCGGGTGGTGGCGGTGGTGCCAGCAGCACGAACCCGCAGCCGAGCGCGGCGCCCGCGCCGAGCGTGAACAGCACGGCCCGCGCGACGCCGGTGTCGTCGACGGTGGGCATCAGGTCGTCGAGCAGCCGGGCGAACGCCCGGTCGGCCGAGGCCAGCAGCGGTGCGAACACGGCCAACAGGCAGAGCCCGACCACGGCCGCCACCACGGTGCGCGCGGCCTGCCCGCCAGCGCCCTGCCGCGCGGCCCACAGCGCCCGCGAAGCCCACGGCAGCGCGCGCACCGCGGCCAACGGCACGGCGAGCGCGCTGAAGACGAGGCTGCGGAAGTGCCGGCCGGCCACCGCGATCGACGCAGCGCAGGGAGCGGCGAGCAGGCAGAGCGAGATCAGCCATTCCGCGTCGCGCACGGCGGCGACCCCGACCAGCCCGACGGCGGCGAGCGCCCAGGCCGCGTCGACGGCGTACGCGCGCCGTGCGGGCGGCGAGGCGTCGAGGCGGTGCGCCTGCCGCGCCACTGCTGCCACCATGACCGCGGTCACCACGGCCGCGACGAACCAGCCGATCCCCGGCCGTTCCAGGGGCAGCACGAGCGCCGTGGTCAGCCCCGTCGCAGCGGCCGCCCCGAGCAGCAGCCGGGTGGGCGGTGCGGACGGGCCGCGCCAGTTCGGGAAGAACAGCGGTCCGCC includes:
- a CDS encoding DUF4153 domain-containing protein; this encodes MSAPTDEPERAPEEPSAAPEEGGTAVAVAVAPAGAGTAPTVGGPLFFPNWRGPSAPPTRLLLGAAAATGLTTALVLPLERPGIGWFVAAVVTAVMVAAVARQAHRLDASPPARRAYAVDAAWALAAVGLVGVAAVRDAEWLISLCLLAAPCAASIAVAGRHFRSLVFSALAVPLAAVRALPWASRALWAARQGAGGQAARTVVAAVVGLCLLAVFAPLLASADRAFARLLDDLMPTVDDTGVARAVLFTLGAGAALGCGFVLLAPPPPPGPIASEPARLRRVEWTLPIGLLVALFGLFVGVQFATLFGSDDYVQRTTGVTYAEYARGGFWQLLAVTVLALGVVLLASRYAPAPTSADRAWKRTLLAALAALTLVIVASALSRMWLYQEAYGFTTLRLVVLTCELWLGACFLLVLGAVLRLRARPVVREMAAAGVVALLALAALDPDGFVAASNVDRYASTGQLDTWYLGSLSADAVPALARLPEEQRCEVLPRIAERMGPPEESWTAWNASRTAAREVLARTHC